In Mongoliitalea daihaiensis, one DNA window encodes the following:
- a CDS encoding site-specific integrase gives MIEKTFSLLYYLKPSKNDRNGLKSIYMRITVDSQRFEMSTKYKCHPDKWLTAANRVKGKTEEARMINSYLDTLQLKVHQVRKYLLDNDKEISLKNIKNVLQGKSEQNRMILEIFSEHNEKMEALVGQEFAEGTLERYKTSFEHTKAFIQWKYKKDDLEIKKLDYDFISDYSFWLKSVRGCAHNTTVKYLGNFKKIVLSCIKKGWLIRDPFVGFKLAKKEVPRHYLTFEELEALEAKYFEIERLNQVRDIFLFSCYTGLAYIDVKKLRRDQIIIGLDKEKWIITSRQKTESSVRIPLLPKAQKLMDKYYNHPKCEAEGLVLPVLSNQKMNAYLKEIADLCGIKKELTFHIARHTFATTVTLSNGVPIETVSKMLGHKSLKQTQHYAKIVDLKVSEDMKLLKSKLGQ, from the coding sequence ATGATTGAAAAAACATTTTCCCTGCTGTATTATCTCAAACCTTCCAAGAATGATAGAAATGGTTTGAAATCTATTTACATGAGAATCACGGTTGATTCCCAACGATTTGAAATGTCAACCAAATACAAATGTCACCCCGATAAATGGCTAACCGCTGCAAATAGGGTGAAAGGCAAGACTGAAGAGGCACGTATGATTAACTCCTATTTGGATACACTGCAGTTAAAAGTTCATCAAGTAAGAAAATATTTGTTGGATAACGATAAAGAGATTTCTCTCAAAAATATTAAAAATGTTCTTCAAGGTAAATCTGAACAGAACAGAATGATCCTAGAAATATTTTCAGAGCATAATGAAAAAATGGAGGCATTAGTAGGTCAAGAATTTGCTGAGGGCACTTTAGAGCGATACAAAACCTCATTTGAACATACCAAAGCTTTTATCCAGTGGAAGTATAAAAAGGATGATCTTGAAATCAAAAAGCTAGATTACGATTTTATTTCTGATTATTCTTTTTGGCTAAAATCTGTCAGAGGTTGTGCCCATAATACTACAGTTAAGTATTTAGGTAATTTCAAGAAAATAGTTTTAAGCTGTATTAAAAAAGGTTGGCTAATTAGGGATCCTTTTGTGGGCTTTAAGCTGGCTAAAAAGGAGGTTCCTAGACATTACCTCACATTTGAAGAGTTAGAGGCTTTAGAAGCCAAATATTTTGAAATTGAACGGTTAAATCAAGTTCGCGACATATTTTTGTTCAGCTGCTATACAGGATTGGCATATATTGATGTCAAAAAACTTCGAAGGGATCAAATTATTATTGGACTAGATAAAGAAAAATGGATTATCACAAGCCGTCAAAAGACTGAGTCAAGTGTTCGAATTCCTTTGCTACCAAAAGCACAAAAGCTTATGGATAAATACTATAATCATCCTAAATGTGAGGCAGAAGGTCTGGTTTTGCCGGTATTGAGTAATCAAAAGATGAATGCTTACTTAAAAGAAATTGCTGACCTATGTGGTATCAAAAAGGAGCTTACTTTCCATATAGCTAGACATACTTTTGCTACAACTGTAACACTCAGTAATGGTGTTCCCATTGAAACAGTATCCAAAATGTTAGGGCATAAATCTCTTAAACAGACTCAGCACTACGCTAAAATTGTTGATTTGAAAGTTAGCGAAGATATGAAATTATTAAAGTCTAAACTTGGACAATAA
- a CDS encoding adenine-specific methyltransferase EcoRI family protein, which translates to MTDKAQNQNLNQAKTNKKDEFYTQLSDIERELKYYKQHFKNKVVYCNCDDPRVSNFFHFFSYNFEKLGLKKLIATCYKNQNMDLFSQNDSEQAIYLEYSGDKNGNNVPDPGEIGIKKLKGDGDFRSKECIELLKQADIVVTNPPFSLFREYVSQLIEYDKKFVIVGHQNAIKYKEIFPLIRDNKLWLGYGFKGGAGHFINEHYEDYATATDRKEGMIRVSGVHWFTNLEINKRHEDLILYKKYTPEEYPKYENFDAINVDVTKDIPMDYKGFMGVPITFMDKYNPDQFEIIGVGIANLGLEMGIKPYKPEHKKYRKEVQKRGAVDGDLYMMVDGVVTVPYSRIIIKNKRL; encoded by the coding sequence ATGACAGATAAAGCCCAGAATCAAAATCTAAATCAGGCTAAGACCAATAAAAAGGACGAGTTCTACACTCAACTTTCGGACATTGAAAGAGAGTTAAAGTATTACAAACAGCATTTTAAGAACAAAGTAGTTTATTGCAACTGTGACGACCCACGAGTGAGCAACTTTTTTCATTTCTTCTCTTATAATTTTGAGAAACTTGGACTGAAAAAGCTCATTGCAACTTGCTATAAAAACCAAAATATGGATTTGTTCAGCCAAAACGACTCTGAACAAGCAATTTATTTGGAATATTCGGGAGATAAAAACGGTAATAATGTTCCTGACCCTGGCGAAATCGGCATTAAAAAACTTAAAGGTGATGGTGATTTTAGAAGCAAGGAATGTATTGAACTATTAAAGCAAGCGGACATTGTTGTAACAAATCCGCCATTTTCATTATTCCGTGAATACGTTTCTCAACTAATTGAATACGACAAGAAGTTTGTAATTGTCGGGCATCAAAACGCAATAAAATACAAAGAGATCTTTCCATTAATCAGAGATAACAAACTTTGGTTAGGTTATGGTTTTAAAGGTGGTGCAGGTCATTTCATCAATGAACATTACGAAGATTATGCAACAGCAACTGATAGAAAAGAAGGAATGATAAGAGTTTCGGGAGTTCATTGGTTTACCAATCTTGAAATCAATAAGCGACACGAAGATTTAATTCTATATAAAAAATACACCCCTGAAGAATATCCAAAATACGAGAATTTTGACGCAATCAATGTTGATGTGACCAAAGACATTCCTATGGACTATAAAGGTTTTATGGGAGTTCCTATAACATTTATGGACAAATATAATCCCGACCAATTCGAGATAATCGGGGTTGGCATTGCAAACTTAGGACTTGAAATGGGAATAAAACCATACAAACCAGAACACAAAAAATACAGAAAAGAAGTACAAAAACGTGGTGCAGTTGATGGGGATTTATATATGATGGTTGACGGAGTTGTTACCGTTCCCTATTCTCGAATAATAATCAAAAATAAAAGATTATGA
- a CDS encoding GmrSD restriction endonuclease domain-containing protein: protein MKIELKEITVRDLANGFQDNEENGVVGYGGKLDIRPSYQREFIYKDKQREAVIDTLTKDFPLNVMYWAVREDGNFEVIDGQQRTISISQFVEGDFAYKNRYFHNLQKDEQEQILNYKIMVYLCSGTDSEKLEWFKTINIAGEKLTDQELRNAVYSGSWVSDAKRYFSKNGCAAYGLGGGYMNGTPIRQDYLETTIKWISKDNIEHYMAKQQHEPNANDLWLYFQSVISWVKVVFPKYRKEMKGIQWGSLYNEFKDKKFDHKRLDEEITELMQDEDVTNKKGIYEYVLTRKERFLNIRAFTDNQKREAFERQKGICPVCTEEYKIEEMEADHITPWHLGGRTSADNCQMLCKDDNRRKSGI, encoded by the coding sequence ATGAAAATAGAACTAAAAGAAATAACAGTCCGTGACCTTGCAAACGGTTTTCAAGATAACGAAGAAAACGGAGTTGTTGGTTACGGTGGCAAATTGGACATTCGCCCATCCTATCAACGTGAATTTATCTACAAAGACAAACAGCGAGAAGCTGTAATTGACACGTTAACAAAAGATTTTCCTTTGAATGTTATGTATTGGGCAGTTCGTGAAGATGGAAATTTTGAAGTGATTGACGGACAGCAACGGACAATTTCAATTAGTCAATTCGTTGAAGGAGATTTTGCTTACAAAAACAGATATTTCCACAATCTGCAAAAAGACGAGCAAGAACAGATTTTGAACTACAAAATAATGGTTTATCTGTGTAGCGGAACAGACAGCGAAAAATTGGAGTGGTTTAAAACAATAAACATTGCAGGAGAAAAACTAACAGACCAAGAATTAAGAAATGCAGTTTATTCAGGTTCGTGGGTTTCAGACGCAAAAAGATATTTTAGTAAAAATGGTTGCGCTGCATACGGTTTAGGTGGTGGCTATATGAACGGAACACCAATCAGGCAAGACTATTTGGAAACAACAATAAAGTGGATAAGCAAAGACAACATTGAGCATTATATGGCAAAACAGCAACACGAGCCAAACGCCAATGATTTATGGTTGTATTTTCAAAGTGTCATTAGTTGGGTAAAAGTTGTTTTCCCAAAATATCGCAAAGAAATGAAAGGTATTCAATGGGGGTCTCTATACAACGAGTTCAAAGACAAGAAATTTGATCACAAAAGACTTGATGAAGAAATCACAGAATTAATGCAAGACGAAGACGTGACCAACAAAAAAGGGATTTATGAATACGTTTTGACACGCAAAGAGAGATTTTTAAATATTCGTGCATTTACAGACAATCAAAAGCGAGAAGCATTTGAAAGACAGAAAGGTATTTGTCCAGTATGCACAGAAGAATACAAGATTGAAGAAATGGAAGCTGACCATATCACACCTTGGCATTTAGGCGGTCGAACAAGTGCGGATAATTGCCAAATGTTATGTAAGGACGACAACAGAAGAAAAAGCGGAATATGA
- a CDS encoding helix-turn-helix domain-containing protein codes for MVAIKKTEGERLSEFRKQKGLSQVEMAEKLQCSQPNLNKIEKSVVGVSATIRKRLFDAFPDLNPTWFSNGYGQMSFDPKDIPSLKTKDTDSSIVLSAENFINQLSRSRELFMEGKIPQQSMMILFEDIKKIMQLQKERIDELQKDKEFLKSLITSSRENPFEVK; via the coding sequence AAGGCTCTCCGAATTCAGAAAGCAAAAAGGATTATCTCAAGTTGAGATGGCCGAAAAGCTTCAATGTTCCCAACCAAATCTAAACAAAATTGAAAAGAGTGTGGTAGGTGTTTCAGCAACTATCCGTAAAAGACTTTTCGATGCATTCCCAGACCTTAATCCTACTTGGTTCTCCAATGGATATGGGCAGATGTCTTTTGACCCGAAGGACATTCCTTCACTTAAGACAAAAGATACGGATTCCTCCATTGTTCTTAGTGCGGAAAATTTCATCAATCAATTATCCAGATCAAGGGAGCTTTTCATGGAAGGGAAAATTCCTCAGCAATCAATGATGATTCTCTTTGAGGACATCAAAAAGATTATGCAGCTGCAGAAAGAAAGGATTGATGAGCTCCAGAAAGACAAGGAGTTTTTGAAAAGCCTTATTACCTCCTCAAGAGAGAACCCATTTGAGGTAAAATAG